DNA from Penaeus monodon isolate SGIC_2016 unplaced genomic scaffold, NSTDA_Pmon_1 PmonScaffold_8123, whole genome shotgun sequence:
CCTGgcagtccacgatagaccgtatactacgctttcgagtaattgtggaacgccgtcgtgatttttgtcgtgggttgtttgcagcctactcgatctcaagaaggcgtttgactcggtgcatcgggaatcgttatgggagatcctggggctcgggggaaattttccgacacagattattggcctgatagcaagcctctatactggtactgaaagtgctgtatagttttggtgggggtatgtcgaacttcttccctgttaattcggggaaatgaggcaaggctgcgtccttgccccaaaacatttttcaacccctgtatggactggataatgggcagagctactagccaaagtcagtgtggaggcaaacactaggcaatattaaggtctcagaatttgactttgccgacgatgtttgccatcctatctgagtccctggagcccacttgtggcggctcttgatgcatttagcaatgaggcaagcccctaggcctagaggtgtcctggaccaagaacaagtttcaggactttgggggcctgttaggggaacctgttcattgGTCcgtgcttgcagcgaggacgttgaagttacagaaaatttTTACATCCCTtgttagcgtagtccatatctctgggttgtcagaccaggaaggcgtagacggattggtctggcaacaggagccatgaactcgatcaacaagagcgtttggagatgtcggtacctatgcagaaggaccaagctgtgtgtcttcaagatCTTGTACTGCAGGTTTTCCTCTAgggaaagcgaaacctggatccctatccgtgtcttggagtctcccctttgatgccttttgaaacCCAGTCCCTTCCCCGGATTTTATGAGGTACAGTTGgcggaccgcgtgtccaaccggcggtgaCACCGAGAGACTGGCAGGGGACCTATTATTTgggcataatctgggatcgccaactcaggctttatggccacctagctcgtctccctgtggacgaccctgcccccaggTTGCCTCTCTGCGTGGATGGATGAGAcctatgggacgacctaggagatcatgacTTGGGTAGCTCGACCagccctgtcgcgaggaattagagaggggccccgtgggcctgcctggagactccccctcgagggatcctcggggttggaagcgaagggtggatgcggccaggcgcccccgtcggcgttagcccttgatgatgatgatgatatatattttaattatatatatatataaaataatattatatatatatatatatatatatatatatcaatgttgtgtacacacacccacacacacaaatatatatattatatatattttatatatattataatataatatatattatatatatatatatatatatatatatatattatatatataatatatatatatggaaaggggttgaatgagaataaatatcttctaAATACAAGAGTATATCTTCGAGTTTCGagtatatcttcgtcagaaatacatatattccttATGATGATAAAATCGAAACCGAAAATCATGTTTTTtctgacgaatatatatatatatatatatatatatatatattttatatatatatatatatatttatatatatatatatgtgtgtgtgtgtgtgtgtgtgtgtttttttgtggtgtgtgtgtgtgtgtgtgtgtccgtgtgtatgtatgcatgtgtgttatatataacatataaaatatatatatatattttatatattaaaatatatattattgatatatttttatattttatatatacacacacccacacacaaacacacacacacacacacacacaaaattatatatatatatatatatatatatatattatatatatatatatatatatatatatatctatatatatatgttatattatatatatatatatatatatatatattatatatatatatatatatatataatatctatatatgtattatatatatatatatatatatatctatattatattatatatgtgtgtgtggtgtgtgtgtgtgtgttgtgtgtgtgtgtgtgtggggtgtttgtgtgtgtgttttgtgtgttatgtatatgtgttatattatatttatattatatatatatatatatttatatatatttatatatatatatactatatatttattattcttatctatatatattatatatatttctatctatatatattatagtattaaaatatatctagtaaaaatttattatatatttctaatattattaatctatatatatttatattatatatatatatatatgtgtgtgtgtgtgtgtgtgtgttgtgtgtgtgtgtgtgtatgtgtctgtgtttgtgtgtgtgtgggtgtgtgttgtgtttatgtattttttggtgtgtgtgtgtgtgtatgtacatttatattattctattttatataatattaatatattatattataatatatatatattgtatttatatattttatatatatatatatatattttatttctaatttatattatcttatatattacaccaccatacatacatgcacataatacatacatacatacatataatatattatatatattatatatatatatattatatatattatatatatatatattaaaaaaaaaaaaaaaaaaaaaattatatatatatttatattctatatattctatatattttattatttattatattatatatttttatatatatatatatattatattatatatcatttatatataaatattatattatatattataccatattataaatatattttatactttattatttatatattatatatattatatatatattaaaacacaaacccacacacacacccacacccacacacaccgcaacacaaatacacacacatatatatacatatatatatatatataaaattatattataaaatatatatatatatataaaatatataatatattatattttattatatttacatatatatatatatatatattatatattctatatattatatatatatctatatatatatatattatatatacatacacatatattttatacattatatatattatatatatatatattatatatatatattacaaccaaattattggaaaggaaactaataagtgcccagagagggactgatgctgggaattagtctaAGAAAATCGGATGAAGGCGACGTGGATCATTTTGTCGTGAACAGACAAAgtaagatatacttgtgagcatcaaaaagagtaaatggcaatgagcaggtcatatccacaggaaaaggaaaacagatgggcaaagaatgtaacagactgggtaatagataatataaagaaaccAAGGggtcagaccagtgacaagatggcgtgactaaataacgaaatttggggaccgagaaaacacaagacagacaaagttggaaaagattgggagagacctacatcgtgcagtggactgactcaggctgatgatgatgatgatgatgatgatgatgatgatgatgatgatgatgtgattatgatttatgatgatgatgatgatgatgtggaaattttatttatatatctatatattatatatatattattatatttatatatatatatatatatatatctatatattatatatatagtgtttgtgtatatacatatgtatttttttgtatatagaatatacatatatacatatatacatataaaaacaaaaaacacatgcgtatgtatatatgtgtatatatatatatatatatatatatatattatatatatatatatattatatatatatatatataatattatatatttatttatttatttatttatgttagcaACACAACATTCATGGATTcctacataaacgcacacacacatacacatatataaatatgtattatacaatacatataaatacctacatatatatgtgtatgtgtgtgcgttgtgtgtgagtgtgagtgtgagtgtgagtgtgagtgtgtgtgtgtgtgtgtggtgtgtgtgtgtgtgtgtgtgagtgcgtgtgcgtgggggtgtggtgtgtgtgtgtgtgtggtgtgtgtgggtgggtgggtgtcttTTTGaactgcatatatattttaatcatttatgtatataatataaagggggTTTTGTATGCTGCATCTCAAACTCTCCGTCTCTCCGCTCTGGCCCACCCGCGGCGGAAGATTGGACCTGCccgtccttttttgttttttgcttcttttgggttttgggtttatttctcGTATTAACTGCTTTTAATAATTTACCCCGGGGTCTAGTTGAGGCAGCCGTCCCTCAACCTTTGGCAGAGATGAAACGCCAGGCCCGGCAGGGGGGAATCCCTATGTGGTATAAATGACGTCATGTAAATGTTCTTGAACTTTTAAAGGAATAAATGTCTGAAGCAGCAAAACATAACTTAATTAGTGAAATAACTACGCTTAGACATGGAAAATTAAAAGCGACTGTCATTGTCCCAGATACTAATGTTACATTAATACTAAAACAAAGAACGAGGAAATCCATATCAGAGCACCAGAGCTGATAACCAAATGGTGTGTCAGCACTGAAGGAACGACGAATAATACCAAGATTCCCCGTGGGCATCGAGTCAGATGAGAGTACAGTGACACAACCAGCCCCTGTGGTGCATCCGGCACAACAACCGAAGGGACTGCTCCAAGAAGTGGAATTATGTTTAAGGCCAAATCTTTGAGAATGGTTTAAAAATACCTTTAAGTTTACCGCTACCATCTGTAAGAAATCTATAATCCGCAAGTTATAAAGTTTCCTATGTGATCTAAAAACCGGAATTCATATAATGTAACAGATTGCCTAATAAAACCCTATTCACATTGGATGAATACGCAAACAACTTCTTATTATGGAATATGGGTAGTTTAAGCCTAGACTGAATGACTagagatttataaaaataatattgatgcgATTTGTGTGCAAGAACCTTTTTCTGCTGCTCTAAGATGAATATAGCACCTTCACTTAAAGGACATTTCATTTGTGAATACAACCATGGCTGATTGTTGACATACGTGAAGAACCATTGTCTCATAAATTAGTTAGAAATCCGAGAACACAGAtgtttaatttctttattcaaaatttcagtcCTGCTTCtaggtatttttcactgtatatgtatattccacACACTCTAAATTTTATGGCTAGTAAATCTACTCAATTTTCACAACCAGGTATTTTTGTATGGGTAcctcaatgcaaggcatccacacatCGGGGAAAAGCATATAATATAAAGGGGATGAATTCAAACATTTCATCAACATAGATCACTGTCTGTGTATGACATAGAAGCAGCGACTCATTTGGGAGATGGCGGTTATACTACGAATTTGGCAAAAAtctagttcatggtaatgtctgtacttgcAATTCGAAAAGACTATACTGAAGACAGCAACTTAGCCTTAAATAACCTAGACTCAAAATATTATCCCCACGCGCCTGGGGCATCACCTCAAGGCATGGGCCTATGACTGGTAGAACACCTATAAAATACAATTGTTGCCACTgtctactataacacatgggtctctTCACGGGAACTATCTTAGAAAAAAAGCCCCCAGCACCCCATGCATTGAGGTGGATCAAAGACCCAATTCTAGCCAAGAACACAAACTGGTTCAGGAGCTTGCTCACTGTTATTAAGATAATATGGCGTCAGATAATCTTACACGGTTTCTTAAAACCAACAAAATTCTGAGAATTATAAATTCCTGGACTAAAAGTTTAATCATCCTATACCTAAACTCAAAGATGACCCATTTTCTTGACCTCCTGtttgtgcaaagtacttgagagaatAATTTTGAACAAATTTTGTATCGCATAAAAGCTAAGTTTTCCCAggacgtagcagtcagcactgtttgtAGAGTACTTAACAAACTCAGACCCAGGCATTCAAACCGTATTCTTGATCTTCAGTCTAcccttgatattgcaaacagagaaatgatgttttggggaaaatatctAGCTTTGGGATTCaggggaaaaatgtatatatcgaatcgatcggctcaggttctcttttTTAAGAGAACTCATACAAGTGTTTTTAACTCGTTACACCTCAGCTAGGTGTGCTATTTAACATCCCAATGCATAGATTCTAGGCGATATACCAcctgagggcaatgactccattattttctatgccgatgatatttgtaTTTAATTCTCAACAGATTTTTGATGTACTTTTAGCAAGGGCTTCTGAGTGTGGCTtcataatctcgactgaaaaaagaAAGCACTTAACCCCAAAACAATCCCTTGCAAAAAATTCATATAATGACGTTAAGCTACATCtttaccaaaaatttaaataccttggggtgattttCAGTGATACATAGttatcagaaacctgaagaaaatgcTCTGGAGCGGGTGGAACCACTTAGGGCAACTTGTTGGCAAGACCATGGTATTAATGTCAATATTGCTAGatcttttacttgtcatatatACGGTCAGTCacagattatcatcattgcacCCAGTATTGCTCAAGGAATCAGAGTTAGCTAGTTAAGAATCATACAAAATgaggccatgaggatcattcttggtatCCCCTAGAACAAAAAGGGTTGTGAATATGAGATCAGAAACTTAAGCTACTTTAATTTACGAAAGAAATTATACAATACGACATTTAGCGTCAAATCAATGAAGGAACCCCTTTATTGTatcaaagaaaaactaaaacataaaaatagtgagctaactttgaaaaaaaagaccaaTTCATATTCAAATTTATGAAATACAAGTAACTTGAAACACAGCTAATCTGAACATACCCATCACAAGGCCGGGCTGTTCCACGTGAAAAATGTCGGATCTAAGTGTATTTTGTACGACTTGGGCCCTTTAAAATGATAATACCCCTCCTGCTATACTTAATCAGTACGTACTAGTAATCATGAAAGAGCATCTTCAAACTCTGTTCATACATATGAATacggatccttgcagtctggggcCAGAgctgaataaaaacaatattttgtagCATAAGGATTGTAGGATGCTACAAAATATTGACTGgactagcactacgcaaactgagttggcaagAATACTCATGGCCAacaaatttctattgaatcaaggaaCAGGGGTCATTATCTGCGATTCACAGAGGTGCAAGAGATAATGCAAATGACATTAgaataaacgtgtatcgtgcgaaaaaaaaaagtccgtgATATACGTTTTGCGTGGATtacatcgcatgttggaatccataggcatgatcatgctgaatTAGCATGTGggaagcaaagtgtggatataaagTTTGGAGTACCTCTTGCTAGGATTTCACACAtgattaaagcttccttcaaagaggacttacCTGAGTTAAATCATTCTCAACGGCTataaagctgtagcataaagcacaaTGGCTTACGCAATATTATTCATCTATTGTTTAAAAAGCATATGTTACATTGTGACCGCAAGATTCGgcttatatatagattgtattggctagtcagtacagtttgtaatgtcgaagctAAGTGTAAACTAATTGCAGTTATTCaggtggtaaaaaaaagaaaaaagaaagaaagaaaaaaaaaaaaaaaaaaaaaaaaaaaaaaaaaaaaaaatatatatatatatatatatatatatatatatatatatattttatatatatatatatatgtgtgtgtgtgtgtgtgtgtgtgtgtgtgtgtgtgtgtgtgtgtgtgcgtgtgtgtgtatgtatgtatgtatgtatgtatgtatgtatgtatgtatgtatattatatatatatatatatatattatatatatatgatatatataatatatatatatatatatatatatattatatatataatattaatatatatatatatatatatatatatatatatatatatatatatatatatatatatatatatatatatattataaatacatatacacacatatgtgtgtatatgtgtgcagtATAAGTACATAGAAAagagtgtgaaatatatatgatctctttgtttctttctgtttatattttggcCCTACTAATCGTTCCTTCCCTTCCCAACTCTGAAGGTCAGAGGTTTTTCCGAAAAGTCGGAGCAGACCTGTTTACACCAGAGATTACTGGAAGTAAAGGTCGCGCTATAGTAGGATTCACGCTATGGATTTTGATATCTCACACCCTATcattccatttatctgtctatctatctgtctatctatctacctatatatctatctttctatctatctatctatctatctatctatctatctatctatctatatatatatatatatatatatatatatatatatatatatatatatatatatatatatatatatatatatatatatatatatacacacacacacacatacacacataaacatacgtatgtacatacctgtttatgtctatatttatttatatctatttacttatgtatctgtctatatttgtctatatctttctaattgattatttctctatttatataagATTAGGTctataaatcaaaacaaatagatataggTGTAGACATAGATACGTACATGATTTCTTTAGATCAAAATGGGGatacaaatataaacagataCGTAGATTAattgacaaatagatatatatttatatttgtagacatatatttgtacatatatacatgtatgtatttagtttatgcatacatccatatgtCCTTGCAGAGTCGGAGCGTGCACGATGAACAATGGCCTTGAGGCGTTTCATGCCCTGTATAAAAGGCCGCGCTAGGGTTAGCGAGGGTAGTTTCTTCATCGGCTCCAATATGGTAAGGACACTTGTTCTGCTATTGCTTAGTTTGACCTCGGAGAAAACAAAAGTTGTTCATTAGCTTAGTGACTGTCATTCTTTGAGCGGAACGATGATCAAGTTTAAAACGAATGAAAACGGTAAATGGCGTTGATTTCCCCTTTTCAGAGACGATTCATCGCTGTGCTTGGCCTGTTTGTGGGCGCTGCCTACTGCTTTCCTGGTAGAATTAGCCAGAGTTACGGCGCCCCGTCCGTAGGCTTCAGCTCCTCTGGAGACCACGGTAGCTCCTTCACTGGTGGAAGAGCTGGTGGATTCAGTGGAGGATCGCATGCTAGCGGCGTCAGTGGCTTCGGCGGTGGAAGAGGCAGCTCATTGGGTGGGGGATCACTTGGAGGATTCAGTGGAGGATCACATGCTGGCGGCGGCAGTGGCTTCGGCGGTGGAGGAGGCAGCTCCGTCAGTGGGGGTTTCAGTGGAGGATCACATGCTGGGGGCAGCGCTTTTTCTAGTGGCAACTTCGGAGGCGGCAGTTCAGGAACCTCGACAGGACTCAGCACAAGCTACGGTACGCCCACCAACAACTTTGTGAGCTCCACGGGCGGTGGCTTCCGTGGAACTGGATCCCATAGCAGCGGATCGTTTGGCAGCAAATTTAGCAGTGGATCCCAAGGAGGTGGATCCTTTGGCTCCACATCACATGGGGCTGGGTCCTTTGCTACTGCGTCCCATGGAAGTGGATCCGGCGGAACAGGGTCCTTTGGTGCTGGATCCCACGGAGGTGGATCGTTTGGCACTGGATCCCACGGCGGTGGATCGTTTGGCACTGGATCCCAGGGATCTGGGTCATTTGTTACTGGATCCCAGGGATCTGGGTCATTTGGTACTGGGTCCCATGGGCTGAGCACTAGCTACGGTCTTCCCAACTGATAATGAAGCTTTTGACATAGGCCGGCGTTTATGGGAAATTGAGGCTTCCTTTTCCGTTTACAGTGTGCGATTCTAAATATATTCGCTATGTGAGCTACGCACCGGCGTTCATTTGTGCagcctgtttttctttctaatatttcTCGTTCCTAATTTGCTTCAAAATACATCTAAAGAAgtgtacaataacaataacaattttgaaATTTACTATGATGCTCTAGGagctataattaatattatatatagctttcaatggatttataatatatagctcttcttacacatacacatacacacacacaacacgcgcgcacacacaacacacacacactacacacacacacacacacacacactctcatacacacaaacacacacacacaataaaaaaaaaaaaaaaaaaaaaaaaaaaaaaaaaaaaaataatatatatataatatatatatatatatatatatatatatatataatatatatatatatatatatatattaatatgtatatatatatatattatatatatataattatgtatatattaaattatatatatatatatatatattatata
Protein-coding regions in this window:
- the LOC119571812 gene encoding keratin, type I cytoskeletal 9-like — encoded protein: MALRRFMPCIKGRARVSEGSFFIGSNMRRFIAVLGLFVGAAYCFPGRISQSYGAPSVGFSSSGDHGSSFTGGRAGGFSGGSHASGVSGFGGGRGSSLGGGSLGGFSGGSHAGGGSGFGGGGGSSVSGGFSGGSHAGGSAFSSGNFGGGSSGTSTGLSTSYGTPTNNFVSSTGGGFRGTGSHSSGSFGSKFSSGSQGGGSFGSTSHGAGSFATASHGSGSGGTGSFGAGSHGGGSFGTGSHGGGSFGTGSQGSGSFVTGSQGSGSFGTGSHGLSTSYGLPN